The Lycium ferocissimum isolate CSIRO_LF1 chromosome 10, AGI_CSIRO_Lferr_CH_V1, whole genome shotgun sequence genome window below encodes:
- the LOC132034773 gene encoding secreted RxLR effector protein 161-like, translated as MEDKVLGDPRPYQRLVGRLLYLTMTRPDLAFAVQVLSQYMHTPKQSHWEAALRVVKYIKEAPGLGLLMPSGTTNELVAYCDSDWGGCLESRRSVTGYLVKLGEALISWKSKKQETVSKSFCEAEFEAWPHVRRSNLASLNTKRARSSN; from the coding sequence ATGGAGGATAAAGTTCTTGGAGATCCGAGACCATATCAAAGGCTGGTTGGAAGGCTGTTGTATCTTACAATGACCAGACCAGATTTAGCATTTGCAGTTCAAGTCCTAAGCCAATATATGCACACACCTAAACAGTCTCATTGGGAGGCAGCACTCAGAGTAGTGAAGTATATCAAAGAAGCACCAGGTCTTGGACTGTTGATGCCATCAGGAACCACAAATGAGCTAGTTGCATATTGTGACTCTGATTGGGGTGGATGCTTGGAATCTAGGAGATCAGTAACTGGATATCTAGTAAAGTTGGGTGAAGCCTTGATTTCTTGGAAGTCAAAAAAACAAGAAACTGTATCAAAGAGTTTCTGCGAAGCAGAATTCGAAGCATGGCCTCATGTGCGGCGAAGTAACTTGGCTAGTTTGAATACTAAAAGAGCTAGGAGTTCAAATTGA
- the LOC132033186 gene encoding mitogen-activated protein kinase homolog NTF3, with product MATPVEPPNGVRTPGKHYYSMWQSLFEIDTKYVPIKPIGRGAYGIVCSSVNRETNEKVAIKKINNAFENRVDALRTLRELKLLRHLRHENVIALKDVMMPIHRRSFKDVYLVYELMDTDLHQIVKSSQTLTNDHCQYFLFQLLRGLKYLHSANILHRDLKPGNLLINANCDLKICDFGLARTSSGKDQFMTEYVVTRWYRAPELLLCCDNYGTSIDVWSVGCIFAELLGRKPVFPGTECLNQLKLIINILGSQREEDLEFIDNPKARKYIKSLPYSPGTPFSRLYPQAHPLAIDLLQRMLVFDPSKRISVLEALQHPYMSPLYDPNTDPPAQVPINLDIDEDLGEETIREMMWTEILQYHPDAATAAMEVVL from the exons ATGGCAACTCCAGTTGAGCCACCAAATGGGGTTAGGACACCAGGGAAGCATTACTATTCTATGTGGCAATCCCTTTTTGAAAttgatacgaaatatgtacctaTTAAGCCTATTGGTCGAGGGGCGTATGGAATTGTTTGTTCTTCGGTTAACAGGGAAACCAATGAGAAGGTTGCaatcaagaaaataaacaaTGCTTTTGAGAATCGTGTTGATGCTCTGAGAACGTTGCGTGAACTAAAGCTGCTTCGCCACCTTAGACATGAGAATGTGATTGCTCTGAAAGATGTGATGATGCCAATCCACAGGCGAAGTTTCAAAGATGTTTATCTGGTGTATGAACTGATGGATACAGATTTACATCAGATAGTCAAATCCTCTCAAACACTCACAAATGATCATTGCCAGTATTTCCTATTCCAG TTGCTTCGAGGTCTGAAGTATCTCCATTCTGCAAATATTCTTCATCGTGACTTGAAGCCCGGGAACCTGCTCATCAATGCTAACTGCGATCTGAAAATATGCGATTTCGGGCTTGCACGCACGAGCAGCGGCAAGGACCAGTTTATGACTGAATATGTTGTTACACGCTGGTATAGGGCTCCAGAACTCCTCCTTTGCTGTGACAACTATGGAACATCTATTGATGTATGGTCTGTTGGTTGCATTTTTGCGGAGCTCTTAGGGAGGAAACCTGTATTTCCAGGTACTGAATGCCTTAACCAACTGAAATTGATTATCAACATCCTTGGCAGCCAGAGGGAAGAAGATCTAGAATTTATTGACAATCCAAAGGCGaggaaatacatcaaatcacTGCCGTACTCTCCTGGAACGCCATTTTCCCGCCTCTATCCGCAAGCTCATCCTTTGGCCATTGATCTCCTACAGAGGATGCTCGTGTTTGACCCTTCAAAAAGAATTAGCGTTTTGGAAGCGCTTCAACACCCTTACATGTCTCCTTTGTATGATCCGAACACGGACCCTCCCGCACAAGTTCCGATCAATCTTGACATAGACGAGGACTTAGGGGAAGAGACGATAAGGGAAATGATGTGGACGGAAATACTTCAATACCATCCTGATGCTGCCACAGCTGCTATGGAAGTTGTTCTGTGA